Proteins co-encoded in one Schistocerca cancellata isolate TAMUIC-IGC-003103 chromosome 5, iqSchCanc2.1, whole genome shotgun sequence genomic window:
- the LOC126187691 gene encoding uncharacterized protein LOC126187691 gives MKTTFAVVVAVVCLAVSPGDAASLEEAFVNTTRIIPAPSISYFSVNGTAMKEMMIAAVSSYLANMTDGIGFQTANAARWTFRSIRNMQEGIEYTASSIQSGVNASFDNILPVLATAYRNFSSAVKGGLRSTKHFNSQGNLRTDAGQQRDSGIWTMDEAFVHLPETVAPDLQRLHDWIVDFAYIGISNATAELPAIMEERRVTSLYPRAAAAMVLANSYHQSYDQLFQEYSSPDIYSDYAAARDELLSLEIE, from the exons GGGACGCAGCCTCACTTGAGGAAGCTTTCGTGAATACGACAAGAATCATCCCTGCTCCCAGCATATCATACTTCTCCGTGAATGGGACAGCCATGAAGGAGATGATGATAGCCGCTGTCTCTTCTTACCTTGCCAACATGACGGACGGAATCGGCTTCCAGACAGCCAACGCAGCCCGGTGGACTTTCAGGTCGATTCGCAACATGCAGGAGGGCATAGAATACACTGCTAGCAGCATCCAGAGTGGAGTCAATGCTTCATTCGACAACATCCTGCCAGTGCTGGCCACAGCCTACCGCAACTTCTCTTCTGCTGTCAAGGGTGGCTTGAGATCCACGAAACACTTCAATTCACAA GGGAACTTGAGAACAGATGCTGGACAGCAGAGGGACAGCGGCATTTGGACTATGGACGAGGCGTTCGTCCACCTGCCGGAGACAGTGGCACCTGACCTGCAGCGGCTGCACGACTGGATCGTCGACTTTGCTTACATCGGCATCTCAAACGCCACTGCCGAGCTGCCAGCTATCATGGAGGAACGCCGGGTGACG tcGCTGTACCCTAGAGCGGCGGCTGCCATGGTGCTGGCGAACAGCTACCACCAGAGCTACGACCAGCTGTTCCAGGAGTACTCCAGCCCAGACATCTACAGCGACTACGCTGCAGCTCGCGACGAACTGCTCTCCCTGGAAATTGAGTGA